The stretch of DNA TGGGCTAAGTATTTGGAGTGCTGGGAGAAGGGTTAAAATAAACCACTGGGCTCATTACCTTCAACTCACAGTGCAGTTCTTGAACTAAACatctgaggtttttttttttttaattgattcATTAACCTGGTAAACTTCAAGTAAAAGTATGAGTTGTGGTTGTTCTCTTTTGCCTGTGCTGTATTCTGTTAAATAGTTTTGAGTTTTGTTAGGGAGATGATTTTGTCCAGTGTTGCCTACTGTATATCTCCGCATGGATTCTCAGGTCATTTCTCCCACTTAACTTCAAGTACGGAGCTTTCTCTGAGAAGATTAACAGCAGAACCCTGTCCCAGTGGAGCCAAGTGCCGTACAGCTCCATGAGTGAGGGCGCATCGGGGTTCTTACTCGGAGCAAATTAGACTTAACATCGCTGATGTGCACAGATTCAGAGGCAGCACATGTTGCTGGCTCAAGACACTACTAGCCCTAAAATTATTTCCTATTTTTACAATACCAGCAGCACCCAGGTGCAATCCCTGTTTTCAAAGAACTGCAACTCAACCACAGATTGTACAAATATAGTGCCTGTGTATTATCATTCTGGTACATCAGAAGGACTTCTACCCTTATTAATTACATCAGactatcatgtttttttttctcacttttagCATTACAAATTGTGCAGAGGTTTATATTTGGTCTTTATGAAATAGCAGGCATGGGAAGGTATTAAATCTTAAAGCAGGTTAATGTGAACAATTAATTAATGTGTACAAACCAGAAAATTCAACTAAATAATATCGACATTTTCTCATTATATCCAAAGGCCTTTGTGAAGTAAAAATCCATGTTTCTTGTTATATTCAATATTTACAGAGggaaatgttgttgttgtaatacAAGAAACAATGACAACTGTGAAAAAAACTGATTTTAAGGGCTTTTTCTAATTCCTACTATTTCAGACCAACAGCCTTGAGCATTACGTATGTAAACTGTAATATTGACAGAATTTAGCCATCAATGCAAGGTTAGTTCAACCATCGTAAAAAGCTTTATGCAGGTTgatgacacatgcacactgctTTTGTGCAGGAGCATAAATTAAACAGATGCTTTGACACATCTGTGATTTTGGAAGTCTTCACTCTAAAGTCTTTCAACTctttccctttgtgtgtgtgtgtaggaaggggggggggggtggtgtagCAGGGGTGTTCATACTGTACTACAAGACTGCATCCTGACAGATGCGTGGTGACTGCGGTGACTGCGGTGACTGCGGTGACTGGCGTCCCAGGTTTTGCTCTCACTCTGTTGACAAAGCAGCAGTGACTTGAAGGTGCTGCGGAAGGACTCGTTGCACAGGGCGTAACACATGGGGTTCACAGTGCTGTTGACGTAGCACAGCCAGTAGCCCAGCTGCCACAGCTTCTCTGGCACGCAGTATGACATTGAGGCCAGCACCATGACATTGTATGGCGTCCAGGTTAGAATGAATGCTAGCAGGATAGCACTTAGTGTCCGAGCTGCCTTCTTCTCCCTAATGATCATGTTGCGTCGCCGTTTGCCCTTTTGTTGCTTCAAAGGCCCTGGGTCCTTGTGTTTAGGCCCGTTGAGGGAGGATCGCAGGCTTGACTGTCCAGCTGTGGTGGCGGGTCCCACAATGAATGCTTGGGGTGAAATCTTAATTTCCCGACTGCCATTTGGCGCTTCGTGTAGATGTTTCAGCTTGATTGCTGTTGTGGTGTCCTTGAACTCCTGCTCCAGTTCCTCTTCGGTAGAGGTCGACACAACggcctcatcttcctcatcttcctcgtTGTCGCCACTCCAGCTGTTGCGGCTATACCCTTCCTGGAAACTGCCCTCACACCTCTGTGATGCCAGCTCCAAAATGACTGCCACCTTCTTCCCCTTGCTGAGTTGCTGAACTCTCACATTCTTTGGGAAGCACCCCACCCGCTCCTTCTGGCTCTTCCTCGTCACCACGGGCCCCTCTCTGGGGCCTCTCAAGCTGCTCTGCACGCTGTTGGGGTACACTGACTGATGGTCTGGACTATTCAAGCTCCCCCCTCCTCCGTTCTGTCCCAAAAGCTTGGCGAGTCCCTTTGACCGGTTCTTGATCTCCCAGTAAATCCTCCAGTACAAGATGACCATGATGCAGACAGGCAGGTAGAAAGCGGCGATGGCTGTCCCAAACGTGAGCAGTGGCACCTTAAAGAAAGGTATCGAACAGTCCTGATCTCCCACGTCGGATGGCGGACGCCCAACCATGTAGGGCCAGAACAAGATGGCTGGCCCCCAGAGGATGAACGAGACAGTCCAAGCCAGGGCGATCAGCAACCCGGCTCGTTTTGGTGTTCTTTTGGCTCGATATGTCAAGGGCCGTGTGACAGAAAAGTACCGGTCAAAGCTGATGACCAACAGGTTCATGACGGAGGCGTTGCTGGCAACGTAATCCACCGCGAGCCAGACATCGCACGCCGTGGGGCCCAACATCCAGCGGCCCATGATTATGTAAGCCGTGTAAAGGTTCATGGACACCGCGCCGAGTATGAGGTCGGCCACCGCCAGGCTGAGCAGGTAGTAGTTGCTGGTGGTGCGGAGCTGAGTGTTGACTCGGAAGGAGACGACAACCAGCAGGTTGCCCACAATTGTGACGAGGGAGAGGGGGCCAGTGATCAGCACGATGAGGACAACCTCCCAGACCTGATGTCCCCCCAGAGGATCTGCAGTCACGTTGTTTGCTTCAGAGAAGCATGTGTAGTTCATGTTGTCGGAGgaacaggacaggagagaggaaatggGATCATTTTTCTCACAAGAGgctggaggaagagggaagCTTTAAGGCAGATGGATGTTGGCATTTACGCCCCTCCCTCACTAAAGCTGcataacagagggagagagagagaggggggactaAATAATTACCCATAAAAAGAGCGCAAAACAGATGAAGTCATTGAAACAGCATACACAGTACACGACAGAAGTGAGTACACTCATGTGCAATATCActaaaatgtcaaatgattcaaaattgaaCAGCAGGGTATTTGCTCTTTTGTCAAATTAAAAACTACCAGTTTAGATTTACGATATTAAAAATacaggccccacagtaggaacTCAATGCAACTAAAGTCAGCACAcctttcattactgagattcaaatcttttatttttgtctACCTTTATGTTTAATGACAGACTCAATCCTCAGCATGGATTCTACCAGTGTTGCTCTAATTTCTGGAGAGATGTTCTACCATTCTTCAGAGACCATTtttttcagctgctctttgctgGAGCTGCTCTTTGTTGCGCTACCTGTCTCTTTAAAATACCTCAAATGTGATCTATTGAATTCTTACATTCTTACATTCTTACATACTTGGCCAATTCACAGTtttcaacttaaaaaaaaaagaagcatgtTTAGCATGATCGTTatgctggaatattcctcttCTGTCATCTATGTATAAGGCTCTTGTGTGGCCTGAGAAACTCATTAAAGAACAGTATATGAAACCATTGAGTTTACTCTCTGTGTTTGATGTACTGCCCCTGTGTTGACTCGGATAGAGAGCCGGCACGTATTTACAGAGGGAGATATGTCCTGAGATAAGTTGGGCTTTAATAAGTCTATGGGCGAGAGGAGGATTTATTTTCTGCTCTGTGAAGTACagatgaaaacagaaaaaatgcAGGTGTTAAATCAGGAATTCTGTTTATATAGTTCACCAGCTAGTTACTAGCAGGACATGATGCCAAAGCAAATGATTAATTTGATGATTTCTCAAAGGGTTATATAAATGAGGGACTTTGCTACTCTTTACAGTGAAGCACTTGCCTTTATATTCTCCTCTTAGACCTCAGCATTTGTAGTGCTATACAATCTTACAATGTGTAGTGGACTCACCCTCCCTATAGAGAGGTAAAAGTCCCCGTAAAGTCTGACCCTATCACAACTCTTTATCTCCTCATTTTGAATAAAGGCGACTGAACTAACTTGTTTGCACCAACAAACAATATGTTTTGATTGGACCAAATATTTTTATAAGTACTTTCTCACTCTTGTTAGAATAGCAGTAAAACAAAGCCCTAAGGTCCATGCATACAAATCTGAAAGCTTAAAAAGAAAAGCTAAAAAGCTAGACCAATTGGCTATTAAATAAACTTGAATATAATGTATTTTCATAGCCTTAAAATTAgtaaaaatatttcttgaatGATATATTGTGGTGACAGTTAAAACCAAATCAATGTCAGGCAAATATTGCAGCTGTTGACGTTAACACTTACCTTTCAGGATGTAAATCCTAAAGGTCTGAAGGTCTCAATATAACGTGGTAATTTCTGAGGATCCAGCCAGTCCATCC from Clupea harengus chromosome 8, Ch_v2.0.2, whole genome shotgun sequence encodes:
- the chrm1b gene encoding muscarinic acetylcholine receptor M1 → MNYTCFSEANNVTADPLGGHQVWEVVLIVLITGPLSLVTIVGNLLVVVSFRVNTQLRTTSNYYLLSLAVADLILGAVSMNLYTAYIIMGRWMLGPTACDVWLAVDYVASNASVMNLLVISFDRYFSVTRPLTYRAKRTPKRAGLLIALAWTVSFILWGPAILFWPYMVGRPPSDVGDQDCSIPFFKVPLLTFGTAIAAFYLPVCIMVILYWRIYWEIKNRSKGLAKLLGQNGGGGSLNSPDHQSVYPNSVQSSLRGPREGPVVTRKSQKERVGCFPKNVRVQQLSKGKKVAVILELASQRCEGSFQEGYSRNSWSGDNEEDEEDEAVVSTSTEEELEQEFKDTTTAIKLKHLHEAPNGSREIKISPQAFIVGPATTAGQSSLRSSLNGPKHKDPGPLKQQKGKRRRNMIIREKKAARTLSAILLAFILTWTPYNVMVLASMSYCVPEKLWQLGYWLCYVNSTVNPMCYALCNESFRSTFKSLLLCQQSESKTWDASHRSHRSHRSHHASVRMQSCSTV